AATCGTTTCGGCCGCAACGATTGCTGCAATATCGATCTGTGCCCGCCACCAACGGAGGCCACCCCACACGGTTGTGTAGTCGGTGGCTGGCCGGAGTTTGACAAATACGGGTTCACATTCAAAACAACTGCCAGTGCGCCGCTTACCTGGGACCAGTTGAGGGAACAGATTTCTAACGAATCTTACTGCAAGAAGAAGCCGTTCGCCTTCTCATGGGGTTGGCTGGGCGGTGGAGGGCACATGATGGTTGCCAAAGGCTATCTCACATTGGCAGGGACAAACTATGTAGTTATCATGGACCCGTGGGCGCCGTGCGTCGGGGACGAGCGTATAATCACTTATGACTTTTATAACGCCGACCCAACGGACCATACGCACTGGGACGATTACTATGACGTAACATACACAGGAGGTAAATAAGATGCGAATCTTGATATCCTTACTTATTGCTCTATTTTTAATGGCCTCACAGGCGAGCGCGCAGGAGACAAAAGTGCCTATTAAGGAGATACAACCCGTGGCACAAAGGTCTCTGGAGACCTTCAGCCAGCTTGTCACAAAGGAGAACTACAGGCAGATGGGTTTTGAATCTCCTGAAGAGGTGCGCTCTGCAACCCTCGGCGCCCCCGTACAGGACTTCATGGTGCGGCTCGACAAGTTGAAAAAATACGAGCCGGGCAGCAGACCTGATGAATTGTTAACGGCAACAAGCCAGGTAATTTATCCGGTGCTTGTAAAAGGTCAGGTGAGGTCATCAATAACCCTCTCAAAGACTAAGGAAAGCTGGCAGGCCGTGTCATTCGGCGGTTTCAACTTCGTGAAACTGGTTTCAAGTACGCTAATGGAGAGCTCAAAAGTGACAGGGCTCGATTACTCATCCTATTTCCTTGTAAGAGTTCCTTCATTAAATCTCTTTTTCCTCGGCTTTCGCTCGAACAACGAGCTGATGCTTGTGCCGCTTACGGACAATCCCAAGATGGAATTCAAGGCTGGAGCCAGCATGAAGGCAGAAAAGGTCTTTTCCGCAATTCTGCCCGATGCCAAGGCGCATAACGGTCTACCAAGATAGTAAAAGGTGAATGTCGTGAGCTTTGAGCAGGTCATGGAGGTATCAGAGGCAGTGGATAGTCTTGGTTAGGTTTAAAGCGATACCGGGGCAGGCATTGCCTGCCCCGGTATTAAAGATACACGGGAGGGTAGGAGGAAGAAATGAAATCAAAAATATTTTATAAGTGGTATCTTTTAGTATTATTGAGTATTCTGATTTTCTACATAGGTGGCTGTTGCCCTCCTTTTTGTAAGCCAGAACCACCAAAACCTGATGATAGAAAATCCATATTGTCTCCTCCCACGGTCATTCCTCCGCTCTACGAATGTGCAACTGCTGTGTCAGTTCAAGGCTTTGTACCAGGAGCTACAATCGACATCTATGCTAACGGTGCACGCATTGGGGGTGGTGTCTCAGATGCACCATGGGGGCAGAGATTCTCGGTTAACCCTGCTTTGGTTGTTGGGCAAGTTATCACTGCTACTCAGACAGTAAGCGGTGTAACGAGCCAGCTATCTGACGGTGTAGTGGTTGAATCCCTTTTTAAAACCCATCCTGAAGGACTTCCAAAACCAAAACTTGAGACCCCGTTATACGACTGCGGTGGGGCTATAGGTGTTAATAATTTGGCACCGGGTGGACTTCTTGAGGTATTTGCGGATGGAAATCTTGTTGGCGATGTAAACGGATGCGGAGCCGGGCAATGGCTTTTTGTGAACCCTCCTTTTGTCAAAAATCAAGGAGTCTATGCTGCTGAAACATTATGCCTGATTAGAGGACCTCAATCAGACTTGGAAACTGTGCAAGCAGCCCCTGCATCGCTTCCAACTCCCACGGTAAGGGATGTTTATGAAGGAGGGAAATACGCTACGGTGGATAATATAGTCAATGGCGCTATGACGAAAGTTTATAACGGGGCATTGCAAATTGCCGGACACTACTGTTCTGGGGGAAGCCAGATATTCAGGTTAAATCCTCAACCTGCGGCAGGAGACAGCCTTACCGCTGACCAACAGTTGTGCAATGTAAAAAGCAATCCATCGGATCCGACAACTGTAAAACCATGCCGTGAGCTACCGGCTCCGATGATACCTTCAATCTGTGCAGGAGATGATTCCATTACTGTATCAGGTACTGCCCCGGATGCCCGTATTCGTGTTTATGCCAATGGGAATCTTATTGGAGATGGGGGCGGAACCACGATAAACTTGACCCGCCCTGTAGTTGGCGGAGAATCAATCACTGTGACACAATCATTAGGTCAATGTACCAGCCCGCCTTCTACCCCTGTTCAAGTCGGTCAAGGATCGAAAGTGGCTTGCAGTATACCACCATACAGCCCGGCCTATTGGAACGACGGGGGATTTGTTGAGCTTCATAACAATTGCTATAACTATTCCAACAACAAAAGAACAGACACATTTGCCCAGCCTGGAAGGGCAGCAGGAGCTGTTTGGCATGATAGATGCGGAGATAAGCCTTGGGAGTGGGGTCCATGTGATACATGTAAAGACGTATATAATGCCGCCATTGCCGATGGCCTTAAACCTTTGCCAGCCTCAGGAATTTGTCCCTGCAATAAGGATAAATTGGCTCTTGTTATAGCACCTGGTTGGGATTATCATTGGTATCGTCTGGATGGTGGCGGAATGTGGTCTCACAAGCCCGGGGGGACGCCGGCAACCGACCACGATAATTCCGGCAATCCCGTTGCCAATCCTGAAACAGCAGATAGGGGGGAATATACCGACTTTTGCGGCTATTTCTGCTCCTGTTCGGATGCTGCTCAGGGCCAAGGTCATGAAAATATTAACTAATGCAAAATATTTAAATGGAGGTAGAAACGTGTCTATTTTATTGCGATCAAAAAGACTTTTCTGTATAGCTATGTCGATCATAACAATATCAGTTGTGATCCTATCAGGCATTACCAGTGAAGCACAAGAAAAAGGGATGGGTGAAAAAAAGGGTTTAAAGGTGACGATACTGCTTTTCTCAGGCCGTCCTGATCCGACTTATCTATTAGAAGATAAAGCTGCAATAGAGCGATTAAAAACCTTAATCGCCACTGCAAAGGTAAACGAGAAATTTGAAAAGGCCACTGTTATCCCTTCAATCCTCGGTTACAAAGGAATCATTGTAGATAACCAGACAAAAGTTCCAGCTATCCCTGCCCATCTTGCTGTTTACAAGGGTAATATTGAAGTGAAAAATGAACGAAAAAAATTCCTGATAGATGAAGGGGGTGCTATAGAGGATCTTCTTCTGAAACAGGCAATTGAAAAGGGAGTGATAGATGAAAAGATACTTAAACGTATGAAATCAGAGACCGCTAAATAAAGGGGTATAATATGAGTGTAATCATTGATGCTATCAAGTTCAACCACGATCCAAATTCTGCTGCCAATGATGCGGTTAATATCCGTAAAAACAAAACGCAATTTATCAATGTGCCTGAATGGGTGCAGGGAATAAGCACAAAGGCTGAAGACTCTCTCGCTGCTTATGCAATAAAGGAGACGCAAGGAAATACTATAACTATTCAGGCGAGGTTTCACGCAGACGAAGGCATAGAGCAGGCTGAGATCAGGGCAATAGATCCAACTGTTACACCCAGCGGGTGTATTGGATGGATTATCAAAATACTCATTGCTATATTCGGAAATGTTTTAGGTGAAGTAAAGAAGAAGCTGGTTACCTTTGGTGCCGGTGGAGATTCTGGTTTTGTTACCTTCGAACTCAAGAACCCAAAACTATGGGATGTTGGAGTTGGTATCCATTATACAACATGGAAATGGCAATACCGTTTAAATTGTCACAGTCCATGGATAGATATAGATACCACAAGGCATAAAATATATGTGTTGTTAGAGACCCCAAAAGATCCGTGGAAACAAACACCTTATAATGCTGCCAATGACCAGCTTCCATGGACTGAGGTAATAGATTATTCCTGCATATGGGCTATTGGTGCAAAGGACAGAGATACTGCAGCAGGAAAGGTTACAGAAAGGGTGAATGCACTCGGCCCATCCATTGTTGAGTATGACTGCCCTGGCGGTGGTGGAACACATTATTCATCTCCTAAATTTAACTGTACCGAATTTCTTGAGCGACTTAAGGGCGGTTCAGGACTCGGAAAGTATGTAAATTGCACTGATTGTGCGACAATCGTTTCAACATTTTCGAATATACTTGGATGTGACTTATGGCAGTCCAGAATGGGATCTGGATTTGGACTTAACGAGGTAATTTCTATAGGCTACTCTACATGGAGCACGCCTTGTGGCTGGTCAACATTTAACTATCATGAAGTTGCATGGAAGGGAGCGTGTGGCGTTGACGACGAGGTCTTCGATGCTTGTTTAAGAGTTGATGGGGATAGTAGTCCAAGAACTTCGCCTCACACACCGCTATTACCTATAAACATGAAGTTCGGAAATTGTGGGGACCTCTTATATCGAGATCGTTTAACTTCGCTTAGTGGATGCCCCTATTGTAATCCCCAACCGGCAACAAAGCAGCACCGACAAGTTATATAAAGGAGGATGACGAATGGCTAATAATCCTGAAGAAAGACAATACAACATTAGAAAATGGGCCGAACAGGCTGGGGTCGGTAAACCTTTACTTATCTGGAAATTCTTCATGGCAGGAAAAGAAATTCCAGAATGGACGTTAATAAAGGCGCTTCCCGAAGAAATTCAAAAAGATAAAAGAACCATCACCTATATGTGGCAAAAGGGTAAAGGTAAGGGAGAAGAATTAATCAGAGTAGATGTTATAGAATCCGTTTCCTGGCGCCGAACACACGAAATATTGTTAGAACAACTAACCGGCGACTATCAGGCCTTTCAACTTCCGGAGGCTGCATCCCGAAAGATTGAATTGGGAGATGTTGCCTACACCGGTTTTGGGGAAACTATTCAATCCACAATCTTTGCCCGTGCAAATATGATTGTTCGTATCCATAGTGTTGGAAAGCAAAATATATCAATTGTTGATATAGCAAAGCAGGTAGATAATCTGTTTATCTCTAAACCAAAACCATCTGAAAAGGGTGTCATCCCGGAGATTGAACTCTTTTCCCCGGACAAGATGATTACAAGAAGGGGCGAAAAAGTGGCATTGAACATTAAAGCCAGGGACCCTCTTGATAGGCCGCTATGGTATAAACTTATGGCAGAGGAAGGGGAGTTTTTTGTCGAAGGTGAAAAGGTGTACTTTTTATCAGAAAAAGCTGGTCAACCAAAGACCTCTCTATTCGTAATCAATGAAAATGGTTTTGTATCAGGCAGCAGCCTGAGTATTAAAGCAGAGTGAGGTGTGGTTGGTATGAACGCCTGTCAGAGGAAGGTGGTATTAATAGAGAGAGCTAAAGAGGTTTTCATGAAGAAAATTAAATACGGCGAATGGGCCGTCCATCCAGAGATTGCAGAGATGGTAAAAGTCCCGAAGGTTGCTACTGCGATATGGAAGAAGATGGCCACAAAACACGAAGGCGATGTTCTGTACTATAAGTTATGGAACTTCTGGGTAAGGGCCGGCGTTAAGGCTGATTTAAGGAGTGATATATTTTTCAGGGATTACGAGAGGGCAAATGCAGATACAGATGCCCTTTTAATAGATGTTGGTTTTCCATGGAGAAAGGCTGAAACTGAAGAAGAAGTCTGGGAGCGCATAGGCCTGGTCTGGAATTGGCTCAGAGACAATGTTCAGGTTAATAATGATGAATATAGCACCATATCCTCTGTGGAGGGTGAGTGGCCTTCTATCATGGATTATGCCAGATATTATGTGAGTCATGGGAATCTTGTCTGGGCTGCTTGCTTTTCGAAAGCACATCTCTTTGCCACATTGCTTGGAAGGATGGTTTATCCGAGATTCCGTTTTGCAATTGCCGAGGCGCATCATACAGAAAATGGGGCGCCTCCAACAGCAACGCATGTATATGTAGCAGTTTATGTGAGCGACCGCTGGTTTTATCTCGACCCCACAGCGG
This genomic stretch from Nitrospirota bacterium harbors:
- a CDS encoding C39 family peptidase, whose protein sequence is MVGCTCKPAVIGSLPVTLHPQETQNWCWAASGQMVMDYLGHNVSQCTEANNRFGRNDCCNIDLCPPPTEATPHGCVVGGWPEFDKYGFTFKTTASAPLTWDQLREQISNESYCKKKPFAFSWGWLGGGGHMMVAKGYLTLAGTNYVVIMDPWAPCVGDERIITYDFYNADPTDHTHWDDYYDVTYTGGK
- a CDS encoding transglutaminase domain-containing protein, with amino-acid sequence MKKIKYGEWAVHPEIAEMVKVPKVATAIWKKMATKHEGDVLYYKLWNFWVRAGVKADLRSDIFFRDYERANADTDALLIDVGFPWRKAETEEEVWERIGLVWNWLRDNVQVNNDEYSTISSVEGEWPSIMDYARYYVSHGNLVWAACFSKAHLFATLLGRMVYPRFRFAIAEAHHTENGAPPTATHVYVAVYVSDRWFYLDPTAVHSEDFPDFRHRKSIGVDSFDTVDYEHPYMLIPVPLSGFELVPYLPK